One region of Glutamicibacter sp. B1 genomic DNA includes:
- the hrpA gene encoding ATP-dependent RNA helicase HrpA, producing the protein MALSITYPEALPVSARRTDILTAVRENQVIVIAGETGSGKTTQLPKMLIELGLAEQGMIGHTQPRRLAARTVAERIAEEMGTQIGDEVGFHVRFTGEVSRQTKLKVMTDGILLAEIQRDRLLKKYSAIIIDEAHERSLNIDFLLGYLKQIMPQRPELKIIITSATIDPERFAAHFGTTLPNGELQPAPIIEVSGRTFPVELRYRPLQAEAEPEDEDGDANSLEEERDPLDAVTDAVRELSGEAPGDILIFFSGEREIRDAAEALRALVTSNKRMPRYEVLPLFARLSLAEQHRVFHPWGNPRIILATNVAETSLTVPGIKYVIDTGTARISRYSHRTKVQRLPIERVSQASANQRSGRCGRVSEGIAIRLYSESDYDSRPEFTDPEILRTNLASVILQMISMGVVASAAEVAQFPFVQPPEARAITDGVNLLRELGALESTKAAKLTQIGRKLAQLPLDVRLGRMIVESADRGVAKEVMVLAAGLSIQDPRERPSEETGQRDRAVELHKRFVDEKSDFIGILNLWAYLQEQQKELSSSAFRRLCKAEFINYLRVREWQDLFTQLRQLAKPLGITVAAAPIDPAANEDQVHKSLLAGLLGHIGLYDERKRDYLGARGTRFAIFPGSGLFKKSPTWIMSAELVETSRLWARVNASIAPEWVEEVAPQLLKRTHSEPHWSKRTGSVMGYEKVTLFGLPIIPRRQFHYWRVDPDLARELFIRHALVEGDWRTHHKFFAKNRALLEEVEELETRMRRHDLRISDEDLFAFYDARVGAQVYSERHFDRWWKKARATDPTLLDFDPEALLAEGEPLDESLFPTTWQLGSIHLPLSYEYNPAASGNEGDGVSLRVPVVFLNQLEPARFAWLIPGLRHELITALIRSMPKSIRKNFVPAPDVAGKALEMLNADFDPATDDLAESLALVLRRLRGMVVDPGVFDFTTLPAHLRFGFTVTDASGKVLGQGDDLAALQYKFAAANRAALASGVNSPGSVASSSVNPRTTKPGKPGQPAPAAKNRKKSANSAQAGAWDQKALETWPQLAAAGETLGDTLPAKVTTTVMGQQITAFPGLNDNGSTVDLTVFRNESERDAAHRSGVIRLLMLRLPPAAKFVISHLNNAEKLVFTQNPHGSIDKLIADCTMAAVDQLVPEKLPMKRAEFEALFETVRAEQIDTIFTITAVVAKVFAASTRINKDLKNTKSLAMFAAVSDIRSQLEQLIYPGFIAATGAANLLRLPRYVQGIEKRLEKLRGGAVTRDSQALVIIQKLEDEYDTALERVPQGARVPATLAQVKWMLEEMRISLFAQELGTAYSVSEKRIRKAIKDGLAEL; encoded by the coding sequence ATGGCGCTTAGCATTACGTACCCCGAAGCCCTCCCGGTCTCAGCCCGTCGCACGGACATCCTCACAGCGGTGCGCGAAAATCAGGTAATAGTCATTGCCGGCGAAACCGGTTCGGGCAAAACCACGCAGTTGCCCAAGATGCTCATCGAACTCGGACTGGCCGAGCAGGGCATGATCGGGCACACCCAGCCCCGCCGCCTTGCCGCGCGCACCGTTGCCGAGCGTATTGCCGAGGAAATGGGCACACAGATCGGCGATGAAGTCGGTTTCCATGTGCGCTTCACCGGTGAAGTTTCACGCCAGACCAAGCTGAAAGTCATGACCGACGGCATCCTGCTGGCCGAGATTCAGCGTGACCGGCTGTTGAAAAAATACTCGGCGATCATCATCGATGAGGCCCACGAGCGTAGCCTGAACATCGACTTTTTGCTCGGTTACCTCAAACAGATCATGCCTCAGCGGCCCGAGCTGAAGATCATCATCACCTCGGCCACGATCGACCCCGAACGATTTGCTGCACACTTTGGTACCACCTTGCCCAACGGCGAGCTGCAGCCGGCCCCGATCATTGAGGTTTCCGGGCGCACCTTCCCGGTAGAACTGCGCTACCGTCCCCTGCAGGCCGAAGCCGAACCTGAAGACGAAGACGGCGATGCGAACTCGCTGGAAGAAGAACGTGATCCGCTCGATGCGGTCACCGATGCGGTTAGGGAGCTGAGCGGCGAAGCACCGGGAGACATCCTGATCTTCTTCTCCGGTGAGCGCGAAATCCGTGACGCCGCCGAGGCCCTGCGCGCCCTGGTCACCTCAAATAAGCGCATGCCCCGCTATGAGGTCTTGCCACTGTTCGCCCGACTGTCGCTGGCCGAGCAACACCGGGTGTTCCATCCCTGGGGCAACCCGCGTATCATCCTAGCCACCAACGTGGCAGAAACCTCGCTGACCGTTCCGGGAATCAAGTACGTCATTGATACCGGCACCGCCCGCATTTCACGCTATTCGCACCGCACCAAGGTGCAGCGCCTACCGATTGAACGCGTCTCCCAAGCCAGCGCCAACCAGCGTTCGGGTCGTTGTGGTCGTGTCTCGGAGGGCATCGCGATCCGCCTGTACTCTGAGTCCGACTATGACTCGCGCCCCGAGTTCACCGACCCGGAAATTCTGCGCACCAATCTAGCCAGCGTGATCTTGCAGATGATCTCCATGGGTGTGGTGGCCTCAGCCGCCGAGGTCGCACAGTTCCCGTTTGTGCAACCACCCGAGGCCCGCGCCATCACCGATGGTGTGAACCTGCTGCGCGAACTTGGCGCTCTGGAATCCACCAAGGCCGCCAAGCTCACGCAGATCGGGCGCAAGCTAGCCCAATTGCCACTTGATGTGCGTCTGGGCCGCATGATCGTCGAATCCGCGGATCGCGGCGTGGCCAAGGAGGTCATGGTGCTCGCCGCTGGGCTGAGCATCCAAGACCCGCGCGAACGTCCCAGCGAGGAGACCGGCCAACGCGATCGTGCCGTGGAACTTCACAAGCGATTTGTGGACGAGAAATCGGACTTTATCGGAATACTGAACCTCTGGGCCTACCTGCAGGAGCAACAAAAAGAGTTGTCCTCTTCGGCCTTCCGCCGGCTGTGCAAGGCAGAGTTCATCAACTACCTGCGCGTGCGTGAGTGGCAGGACTTGTTCACCCAGCTACGCCAGTTGGCCAAACCGCTGGGGATCACGGTGGCGGCCGCGCCGATCGATCCGGCCGCGAACGAAGACCAAGTCCACAAGTCGTTGCTGGCCGGGTTGCTCGGGCATATTGGCCTCTACGATGAGCGTAAGCGCGACTATCTGGGTGCACGCGGCACCCGCTTTGCGATCTTCCCTGGTTCGGGTCTGTTCAAAAAGTCGCCGACCTGGATCATGTCCGCTGAGCTGGTGGAAACCTCGCGCCTGTGGGCCCGCGTGAATGCGAGCATCGCCCCGGAATGGGTCGAAGAAGTGGCTCCCCAGCTGCTCAAACGCACCCATTCAGAACCACATTGGTCCAAGCGCACCGGCTCGGTCATGGGTTATGAGAAGGTCACGCTCTTTGGCCTGCCGATTATTCCGCGGCGCCAATTCCACTATTGGCGGGTGGATCCCGATCTTGCGCGTGAGCTTTTTATTCGCCATGCCCTGGTCGAGGGTGACTGGCGCACCCATCACAAGTTCTTCGCCAAGAACCGGGCACTGCTCGAAGAAGTGGAAGAGCTTGAAACCCGCATGCGCCGGCATGATTTGCGCATTAGCGACGAGGACCTCTTTGCGTTCTACGATGCTCGGGTCGGGGCCCAGGTATATTCCGAGCGGCACTTTGATCGCTGGTGGAAAAAGGCGCGCGCTACCGACCCCACACTGCTGGATTTTGATCCCGAGGCGCTGTTGGCTGAGGGCGAGCCGCTTGATGAGAGCCTGTTCCCCACGACTTGGCAACTGGGATCCATTCACCTGCCACTGAGTTACGAGTACAACCCCGCAGCTTCCGGGAATGAGGGCGACGGAGTTTCGCTTCGCGTCCCGGTGGTCTTCCTCAACCAGCTGGAGCCTGCGCGTTTTGCCTGGCTAATTCCTGGTCTGCGCCATGAACTGATCACTGCGCTGATTCGGTCCATGCCCAAGTCCATTCGCAAGAACTTTGTTCCTGCCCCGGATGTGGCGGGTAAGGCCTTGGAGATGCTCAACGCTGATTTTGATCCGGCCACCGATGATTTGGCCGAGTCTTTGGCCTTGGTCCTGCGCCGGCTTCGGGGCATGGTGGTGGATCCGGGAGTTTTCGACTTCACCACTCTTCCGGCCCACCTGCGCTTTGGTTTCACCGTCACCGATGCCTCGGGCAAGGTGCTCGGTCAGGGTGATGATCTTGCGGCCCTGCAATACAAGTTCGCCGCGGCCAACCGGGCGGCCTTGGCCAGTGGGGTCAACTCCCCTGGCTCCGTCGCATCTAGTTCCGTCAATCCCCGCACCACTAAACCCGGCAAACCGGGCCAACCCGCACCCGCTGCGAAGAACCGCAAAAAGTCGGCGAATAGCGCGCAGGCCGGCGCTTGGGATCAGAAAGCCTTGGAAACCTGGCCACAGTTGGCGGCCGCCGGCGAAACCCTGGGTGATACCCTGCCGGCCAAGGTGACCACCACCGTGATGGGACAGCAGATCACCGCGTTCCCGGGCCTGAATGATAACGGTTCCACGGTGGACCTCACGGTCTTCCGTAATGAGTCCGAACGCGATGCCGCGCACCGTTCGGGGGTGATCCGCCTGTTGATGCTGCGTTTGCCACCGGCTGCCAAGTTTGTGATTTCTCACCTGAACAATGCGGAGAAACTGGTCTTTACGCAGAACCCGCACGGGTCGATCGACAAGTTGATCGCCGACTGCACGATGGCTGCGGTGGATCAGTTGGTCCCCGAAAAACTGCCCATGAAGCGTGCCGAGTTTGAGGCGTTGTTCGAAACCGTCCGCGCCGAGCAGATCGATACCATCTTCACCATCACCGCGGTGGTCGCCAAGGTGTTTGCTGCCTCCACACGCATCAACAAGGATTTGAAGAACACCAAGTCACTGGCCATGTTCGCGGCGGTCTCCGATATCCGTTCGCAGTTGGAACAGCTGATTTATCCGGGCTTCATCGCTGCCACCGGGGCGGCGAATCTGCTGCGCCTGCCACGCTATGTGCAAGGTATCGAGAAGCGTTTGGAGAAGCTGCGTGGCGGAGCGGTCACCCGTGACTCTCAGGCACTGGTAATCATCCAGAAGCTGGAGGATGAGTACGATACCGCCCTGGAACGCGTGCCTCAGGGCGCCCGCGTCCCGGCCACGCTGGCGCAGGTGAAGTGGATGCTCGAAGAAATGCGCATCTCGCTGTTTGCCCAAGAACTGGGCACTGCCTATTCGGTGAGCGAAAAGCGCATCCGCAAGGCCATCAAGGACGGCTTGGCGGAACTATAG
- a CDS encoding ABC transporter substrate-binding protein produces the protein MKSFTAMKIAAVAAASALALTACGGSNGSDSATGGDEPVKIGISQYVSHPSLDAVVEGFKTGMENAGYTGDKISYDENNAEADQATNTSIAGKLAADSDIDLVLAVATPSAQAAAQSITNIPVLFSAVTDPVAAKLVASNEAPGGNVTGTSDMNPVDEQLALLKELKPDAKTVGIVYSSGEANSAVQVQMAEDAAKDLGLTIEKASISASSEVQQAASSLNVDAYYVPTDNAVVSALEGLLQTAEKKKVPVISADGESVKRGATATYGINYEKLGEQTATMAVKLLKGESKPAETPVETISQVDLYLNEEAAKKVGIEFSEDMKSKAVEVY, from the coding sequence ATGAAGAGCTTCACAGCTATGAAAATTGCCGCCGTTGCGGCTGCCAGCGCACTGGCACTGACCGCCTGTGGCGGTAGCAACGGATCGGACAGCGCAACTGGCGGAGACGAACCGGTCAAGATCGGCATCTCACAGTACGTCTCGCACCCTTCCTTGGATGCTGTGGTTGAAGGCTTCAAGACGGGGATGGAAAACGCCGGCTACACCGGAGACAAGATCTCCTACGATGAGAACAACGCCGAGGCCGATCAGGCCACCAACACCTCGATCGCCGGCAAGCTTGCTGCGGATTCAGATATTGATCTGGTCCTGGCCGTAGCCACCCCATCGGCTCAGGCCGCAGCCCAGAGCATCACCAACATCCCGGTCCTCTTCTCGGCAGTCACCGATCCGGTAGCGGCCAAACTGGTCGCCTCCAATGAAGCACCGGGCGGCAACGTCACCGGTACTTCGGATATGAACCCGGTTGATGAGCAGCTGGCCCTACTCAAGGAATTGAAGCCAGATGCCAAGACCGTGGGCATTGTCTACTCCTCGGGCGAAGCCAACTCGGCCGTGCAGGTGCAGATGGCTGAAGATGCTGCCAAGGATTTGGGCTTGACCATCGAGAAGGCGTCGATCTCCGCTTCCAGCGAAGTGCAGCAGGCTGCCAGCTCCTTGAACGTTGACGCGTACTACGTACCCACCGATAACGCGGTAGTTTCCGCACTGGAAGGCCTGCTGCAGACCGCAGAGAAGAAGAAGGTTCCAGTGATCTCCGCCGATGGTGAATCGGTGAAGCGTGGTGCTACTGCAACCTACGGCATTAACTACGAGAAGCTCGGTGAGCAGACCGCGACCATGGCCGTGAAGCTGCTGAAGGGCGAGTCCAAGCCAGCCGAAACTCCGGTCGAAACCATCTCGCAGGTGGATCTGTACCTGAATGAAGAGGCCGCCAAGAAGGTCGGCATCGAATTCAGCGAGGACATGAAGTCCAAGGCCGTCGAGGTCTACTAA
- a CDS encoding ABC transporter permease codes for MITAVELGLIYAIMALGVYLTFRILDFPDLTVDGSFTTGAAVAAVSIVNGMNPWLASVLAFFAGMVAGTITGLLHTKGKIDGLLAGILTMIGLYSINLRIMGKANTPLLGEDTLISPMRSAGILGSWSSIAIFFVICLLFVAAIVWFLHTELGMAMRATGDNQEMIRSFGVSTDNQKILGLALSNGLVALSGAIIAQYQGFADVGMGIGVILIGLASVIVGQAIFTQRYIWLAALAVVFGAVIYRLVIQLALSVGLEVNDMKLISAVLVVVALLLPKWKGFQKIVKTFKRTPAVVTVKEEVRSNA; via the coding sequence ATGATCACAGCGGTTGAACTCGGCCTGATTTACGCCATTATGGCGCTCGGCGTGTATCTGACCTTCCGAATTCTGGATTTTCCCGACCTGACCGTTGACGGCAGCTTCACCACCGGTGCGGCCGTCGCAGCGGTGAGCATCGTCAACGGGATGAACCCCTGGCTTGCTTCGGTGCTCGCCTTCTTCGCCGGCATGGTGGCCGGCACCATCACCGGCCTGTTACATACCAAGGGCAAGATTGATGGACTGCTTGCCGGTATCTTGACCATGATCGGGTTGTATTCGATCAACCTGCGCATTATGGGCAAAGCCAATACGCCCTTGCTGGGCGAGGACACCCTGATCAGCCCGATGCGTAGCGCCGGCATTCTCGGATCCTGGTCCTCGATCGCGATCTTCTTCGTGATCTGCCTGCTCTTTGTTGCCGCGATCGTCTGGTTCTTGCACACCGAGCTGGGTATGGCCATGCGAGCCACGGGTGACAACCAAGAAATGATCCGTTCCTTCGGCGTGAGCACCGATAACCAGAAGATTCTGGGCCTGGCCCTGTCCAATGGTCTGGTGGCGCTCTCCGGCGCAATCATCGCCCAATACCAGGGCTTCGCCGATGTGGGCATGGGCATCGGTGTGATCCTGATCGGTCTGGCCTCGGTGATCGTGGGGCAAGCCATCTTCACCCAGCGTTATATCTGGCTGGCGGCTCTGGCCGTGGTCTTCGGTGCCGTGATCTACCGCCTGGTCATCCAGCTGGCGCTGTCGGTCGGCCTGGAAGTCAACGACATGAAGCTGATCTCCGCAGTTCTGGTGGTGGTGGCACTGCTGCTACCGAAGTGGAAGGGGTTCCAGAAAATTGTGAAAACCTTCAAGCGCACGCCCGCTGTAGTGACTGTTAAGGAAGAGGTTCGCAGCAATGCTTAA
- a CDS encoding ABC transporter ATP-binding protein codes for MLNIKNLSRTFFPGTVNERKALRNINLELSDGEFVTVIGSNGAGKSTVLNMVAGKLQPDTGSVNIAGKNVTKMADYSRAKYIGRVFQDPMAGTAPTMSIEENMALAYARGRFRGLGLGVGSKRRELFVEELKSLELGLENRLKTKVGLLSGGQRQALSLLMATFSKPKILLLDEHTAALDPQRAALVSRLTKEIVERHQLTTLMVTHNMEQALQLGTRLIMMHDGEIILDLNQEEKSRMTVQDLLDEFGKIKGAQLDDKTMLQ; via the coding sequence ATGCTTAATATCAAGAACCTGTCGCGCACGTTCTTCCCCGGAACGGTTAACGAGCGCAAGGCACTACGCAATATCAACCTGGAACTGAGCGATGGTGAATTTGTTACCGTCATCGGTTCCAACGGTGCAGGAAAGTCCACCGTGCTCAATATGGTGGCCGGCAAGCTGCAGCCGGATACCGGATCGGTGAACATCGCCGGTAAAAACGTCACCAAGATGGCCGACTACTCGCGCGCCAAGTACATCGGTCGGGTTTTCCAGGATCCGATGGCTGGCACCGCGCCGACCATGTCCATCGAGGAGAATATGGCTCTCGCCTACGCTCGTGGTCGTTTCCGCGGTCTGGGCCTCGGCGTGGGTTCCAAGCGTCGAGAACTCTTTGTTGAGGAACTCAAGAGCTTGGAATTGGGACTGGAAAACCGCCTGAAGACCAAGGTCGGTTTGCTCTCCGGTGGTCAGCGTCAGGCATTGAGCTTGCTGATGGCTACCTTCTCCAAGCCAAAGATCCTCCTGCTCGATGAGCACACCGCAGCACTGGACCCGCAGCGTGCGGCACTGGTCTCGCGTCTGACCAAGGAAATTGTCGAACGCCACCAGCTGACCACGCTGATGGTGACGCACAATATGGAACAGGCCCTGCAGTTGGGAACACGCCTGATCATGATGCACGACGGCGAGATTATTTTGGACCTGAATCAGGAAGAAAAATCTCGGATGACAGTGCAGGATCTGCTCGACGAGTTCGGGAAGATCAAGGGCGCGCAGCTGGACGATAAGACCATGCTGCAGTAA
- a CDS encoding MFS transporter, whose translation MATQRGFGVLWAASALSNLADGVAFIAVPLIAASLTQDPRLIAGLSLCYAVVRLLVALPVGVWVDRHERRFLLSSANVLRGIALIPLAIAFHFSGPNLLILYLAMAFIAVLEGTADTSAITLLPQIVDSEKLDQANSKISATQLISDEFVGPPLGGYLFSLTAAIPLYAMGGLWAVGGLVALALPRSANPKVTSGERQRIWVEAGEGIRWLGKHRLVGALALISGLASVGYMMAFSILVLFTKEQLGLDSTSYGLLLAFSALGGLVGSAIAPKLRQFLGYRNVVVASLALGSLSLGILAISTSAVLAGVMLALYIMHAVIWNICSLSLRQRLVPEHLMGRVSAASRVLGLAGLALGSVIGGLLGSVSIMLPVATGAVVFALCMALAWLGIDQEPETATL comes from the coding sequence GTGGCTACCCAACGCGGATTCGGAGTCTTGTGGGCAGCATCTGCGTTGTCCAACCTTGCCGATGGCGTGGCTTTTATTGCTGTTCCGCTGATCGCTGCTTCCTTAACCCAGGATCCCCGTCTGATAGCCGGACTGTCACTGTGCTACGCCGTCGTACGCTTACTCGTTGCTTTACCCGTGGGTGTTTGGGTGGACCGACATGAACGGCGCTTCTTGCTCAGCTCAGCAAATGTTCTGCGTGGAATCGCTTTGATACCTTTAGCGATTGCTTTTCATTTCTCCGGCCCGAATCTTTTGATACTTTATCTAGCGATGGCGTTCATCGCTGTCCTGGAAGGCACAGCAGACACCTCAGCGATTACTTTATTGCCACAGATAGTGGACTCCGAAAAGCTGGATCAAGCCAATAGCAAGATCTCTGCTACACAGTTGATATCCGATGAATTCGTAGGTCCTCCTCTGGGAGGATATCTGTTCTCACTCACTGCTGCGATCCCCCTATATGCGATGGGTGGACTCTGGGCCGTAGGCGGACTGGTAGCTTTAGCTTTGCCCCGCAGCGCAAATCCAAAGGTAACTTCCGGCGAGCGCCAGCGCATTTGGGTTGAGGCTGGCGAAGGAATTCGTTGGCTTGGCAAGCACCGCTTGGTTGGTGCTTTGGCATTGATTAGCGGTTTAGCCAGCGTCGGGTACATGATGGCGTTTTCTATTTTGGTGTTATTCACGAAAGAACAGCTTGGACTAGATTCCACCAGCTACGGGCTACTACTCGCATTTTCTGCACTGGGCGGTCTTGTTGGAAGTGCCATCGCGCCGAAACTTCGCCAGTTTCTGGGATATCGCAATGTGGTAGTGGCAAGCCTTGCTCTGGGATCACTGAGCTTAGGAATTCTCGCAATCAGTACATCGGCAGTGTTGGCCGGAGTCATGCTGGCTTTGTATATCATGCACGCAGTCATCTGGAATATTTGCTCGTTGTCATTACGCCAACGGCTGGTGCCCGAACACCTGATGGGACGAGTCAGTGCAGCAAGCAGAGTTCTTGGATTAGCCGGTTTAGCGTTAGGTTCAGTAATCGGTGGACTATTAGGCAGTGTAAGCATCATGTTGCCTGTTGCTACCGGGGCTGTCGTTTTCGCTCTTTGTATGGCTCTGGCGTGGTTAGGTATAGATCAGGAACCAGAAACCGCCACGCTGTAA
- a CDS encoding GNAT family N-acetyltransferase, producing MSTASIVFTQATQQDSQLIDDAAKIWAQAAAQRDHKPLPKDGSGAVAGVERRLALPDARLTVASKGGVAAGFTLCSPHDGYLEIYYVAVAPDFWGQSIASGLLTKMDFFAHKAGFQELRLWVISDNSRAINLYQANGFRNTGQEQADETSGRVEFLLSKTKF from the coding sequence ATGAGCACCGCTTCGATCGTCTTTACACAAGCGACACAACAAGATTCGCAGCTCATCGATGATGCAGCGAAAATTTGGGCACAGGCCGCCGCGCAACGCGACCACAAGCCACTACCGAAAGACGGTAGCGGTGCAGTCGCTGGCGTTGAACGCCGTTTGGCGTTGCCTGATGCCAGGCTGACGGTGGCCTCCAAGGGTGGAGTTGCGGCAGGTTTCACGCTCTGCTCACCACACGATGGCTATTTGGAAATTTACTACGTCGCCGTTGCGCCGGATTTCTGGGGGCAAAGCATCGCTTCTGGGCTCCTGACAAAGATGGACTTCTTTGCGCACAAGGCCGGCTTTCAAGAACTACGATTGTGGGTCATCTCCGATAATTCGCGGGCTATCAACCTGTATCAAGCAAACGGCTTCCGAAATACCGGGCAAGAACAAGCCGACGAAACCTCGGGACGAGTTGAATTCCTACTGTCGAAGACAAAGTTCTAA
- a CDS encoding VIT1/CCC1 transporter family protein, with product MTESINANPDEPHDQNFAERLNWLRAGVLGANDGIVSVAATVVGVAGVTNQSAPIFTAGMAAVIGGAISMALGEYVSVSSQRDSQRALVEKERQELAEDPEAELAELAGIYQAKGLSEETALQVATELTERDALAAHLQAELNIDEEEVVNPWHAAYASAAAFVVGAILPMLAIMLPPDHLRIPVTFIAVLLALALTGTLGAYIGGSSKRVAALRLVIGGTLALAATFFIGSLLGSSGII from the coding sequence ATGACCGAATCAATCAATGCGAACCCGGATGAACCCCATGACCAGAATTTTGCCGAACGCCTGAATTGGCTTCGCGCCGGGGTCCTAGGGGCCAACGACGGAATCGTTTCGGTCGCCGCCACCGTGGTGGGCGTTGCCGGCGTCACCAATCAATCGGCTCCCATCTTTACTGCCGGCATGGCCGCAGTTATTGGTGGTGCCATTTCCATGGCATTAGGCGAATACGTTTCGGTCAGTAGCCAACGCGATTCGCAACGCGCCCTGGTAGAAAAGGAACGCCAAGAACTCGCCGAAGATCCCGAAGCAGAGCTCGCTGAGCTTGCCGGGATCTATCAGGCAAAAGGTCTGAGCGAAGAAACAGCCTTGCAGGTGGCCACCGAGCTAACCGAGCGCGATGCACTGGCCGCCCATTTGCAGGCAGAGCTGAACATCGATGAAGAGGAAGTCGTCAATCCCTGGCACGCCGCCTATGCTTCTGCAGCTGCTTTTGTCGTCGGCGCGATTTTGCCCATGTTGGCCATCATGCTCCCACCAGATCACCTGCGCATTCCGGTGACGTTCATTGCTGTCCTTCTTGCCCTGGCTCTGACCGGTACGCTCGGCGCCTATATCGGAGGAAGTTCCAAACGCGTGGCGGCCCTTCGGTTGGTCATCGGTGGAACGTTGGCCTTGGCGGCCACCTTCTTTATCGGTTCCCTGCTTGGCTCCAGCGGGATTATTTAG